TTACATCTTTTCCATCTAAGAAATCTCCAAGAGATACAAGGAGCGAAGCATTCTTTATGAACTCGTATTCATTGTTATTTCCGTAAGCCTTTATTGTAAACCTCAATTTTACTGTCGAGTTTTCTTTTGCAATCACGTAGTTGCTCCAGGAGGAATTTGAAAATCCTTCAACATTTAGGCTTATTCTGGGAACTGCATAGACATTTATTTTCTCTATAACATTTGATTTCACCGTTATCTTTCTTCCAGCTTCGTCATAGTACTCAACGATAACGGGACCCAACGTATATGTCCCAACTGCCTTTGGCTTTAAGGTGTACACTAAAACTGGCATCTCGGAAAATGCCTCTAAGGTATTTAATGTCCATGCTCCGATTCCACTCCTGAGCTCGAAGTTATTTGGAACGGGGGCAACTACTCTAACTTGAAATGCATTTCCTCTTCCTTCATTCTTTACTTTAATGAAAACTATAAGCTCGTCACCACCAAGCAAGAGATCCTTTGTGCTAACCTTGAGTTCGGCTGTGACTTTTGCAGATCTTATTATTGGCTTTGCTATGGCCCCCAAAGGAGCGTACACCTTTACATAAGTCCTGTTGTAAGTCATGTCAACGGAATTTGGAGGAATTTCAATCCTGAGAGGTGCTTTCGTGCAAAGATAAATGTTTCCTTCTCTAACGGAGAATTCTTCTAAGGTTTTTCCTTTGCTGTCTAGTACGGCAAACCTAGAGTAATATCCAACGCTTTTTAGCAAAATATTGTATTTTGTATTATTGTACTCTATAGTTAAGTTCTCCCCCACGTAAAGTATATCGCTATACACAAGCTGAGTTGCTTCAGTAGGTGTTAACTGCTCTTCTTCCTCGGTTTCTTCTGGGGGCTTAATTACTTGAGGATTTGAAAATACAAATTTTGGAACGTATATATCAACTACTGCCTCATCATCTTTTTTTGCACTAACGAGGGTTATCACTAAGAAAGGAGACTGAACAAAGTCGGAATTCAATCTATATGGTACTTTTATTGGGGAGTCTTTTTCTAGGAGTTTATCGACAGTCTCTCCATCCGGATATGTTATCCTAAACTTTGCTTGAGTATCGGAGGGAACGTCAAGAAGTTTTATGGAGAACTTTGGAAAGAGTTTTGGAAGAGTGTAGGAGTCACCTTCATTTAAGACCATGTTATCTTCGAGTAGTTTCATAGGAGTTGAGAGCTTCACATAAACTACGCCTTTATCCTTCCATATCCCGCTAATTTTAATTGCCAGAAGGATATTATCTTGAGATGGATAGTATCCAGTTTCGTCTTCTGCTAATATGAACGTTTTCATTGGATTATTATTCTCATATACCCTTATCTTTACCTTTGTCCAGTCAACGTCAACGTCTTCAAATTTCACAAGGTATTTCTCTGAGAACTTTATCCCCCAACCTAATTTTAACCCAATCGTTGTCAGACTTGAATACATTGTTTCTTCTCCCTTCACTTTTGGTATAAACAACATTGAAGAGCCAATTAGGATAAGTAGAATTAGTACACCCGCTTTTCTCATCCTCTCCCAACCCCCATTATTTGATGATTCTTAAGTTTAGAATTTTTGATAAGTATAAAGCTCTTTTGGTTAATCCCAAAACTTCCTTGTCCTTATATATTTCTTCTCAAGCTCCATTAATTCGGAAATAAGTTGTGATCTTGGAATGCTTGCAAGAACCCTACTCGCTGTTTTAACACCAACACCATAAGTTGCCAATGCCAAAACTGCATTTTCTCCATAAGTTCTATACAAGTCTGAAGCCTTTAGTCCTCTAAGGTAAACCCTTTCCTCCTCTGCACTAAGTCTCATTTTATTCTTAACTTTTTTAAGAACCTTTAAGAATTCCTCAGCATCTTTGGGATGAAGAGGAGCTAACATGAGTGATCCACACTTTGGACATGTTACATTCCCTCTCCCAATCACTCTCCCAACTTTTGTTCTCCAATGCCATCCACAATTGGTACAAACCATGACAATATCTTTTTCAAGCAACTTCTGATAGAACATTTCTCTTAGATCCTCTTCTGTGAACGGGCCAGAAATCAAAAATTCCCCAAGGAAGTTCATGTATGGGAGAGCTAAAATGCTTGGCTTTTCATTAATTGTAGTTTTTATCCTTAAGAATCCCTCTCTTATGCTTCTGATAATTTGTATACTCGTTGGAATGTCAACTTTTTCTTGAAATATCTCATTTAGAGTTTCTTTTTCAATAATAGTCCCTTCAAACAACTTTTCTATGCTTTTAACCTTTGCTCGCTTCGAGAGTGCCCCAATCCTTTTAGCAACATTGATCATCTTCCATCTATATATTGAGCTAAACTTAGCCCCTTTTATCACAAGCTCAGGAATTCCTTCTGGGGGAATAACGGAGATAAAATCTGCGATTTCTTGTGGATTTAATTTGAAAGGTGCTTTTATAACTATTGCATGAGCATACGCTTTCATTGAAAATATGTTCCCATATTTTGAGGAAAGAAGAACCCAGAGAATCCTCGCTAGAGTTTCATTAACTTTATTCCCAAAGCTTGCATGAATTATTGCTATCTTTCCCACCACCTCAATAACAATATCCCTATCTGTGGAGAGCAAACTTCCCTTGAGCTCTTCTACAACCCTTCTAATATCTTCATCTTCAAACTCAACTCCCTCTATTAGTTTGACTCCCCTAGAAATATCATATAAGAGTTCCCTTTTGAGAACGCCCGTATCTCTAGCAACCTCATAGGGGACGGGTATTAGTTCCCCCTCCCAGCTAGGTATGGCACCTTCGATATTCCCAGACTCTCTGACCTTAACTATCTCCCCGTCCCTATCGATTTCTAGCACAATCCAACTCCGCCCATGCATTATAAATTCAACACCTTCTTCAAGCTCTATCACGAAGTTTTCGTCTAGTCGACCAATAATTTTTCCAGATACAACGTCTAATACCTTGTAGCTGATCTCGTCCGGTATCATTGATAGGTTATCAAAATAGTATTTATACGATCTCCTACCAAGCTTTAGTTTTCCTTCCACGATTTTTATTATCCCTGCCTCCTCAAGAAGTCTCAGAACTTCTAGGTAATCCTCCCAAGAGAGATTCTTGTAAGGATATGTTGATTTTGCAATTCTATATGGTTCACTAATGCTAATTTCCTTATACTCTATTAATAATCCAACCACAAAGTGGGCCAAAACATCCCTAGCATTCATATAAGGTCTTACGGGTTCGAGTTTTCCTTCAAGTGCCCTCTTCGCAATGACAAGGCTTTCAAGGTAGTCTTCCGGACTTGTTGTAATTATATAAGCCTCGCTAGTCTCACTAAGCCTATGTTTACTTCTTCCTGCCCTCTGAATCAACCTATTGACTTGTCTTGGGCTCATATATTGAACAACAACGTCAACGTCCCCAATGTCAATGCCTAACTCCATTGAAGATGTACAGACCAAAGCCTTTACTTCTCCATTCTTAAGTTTCTTCTCCGCTTCTATTCTAGCATCCCTTGAAAGACTACCGTGATGAACTTCAACAGGTTTTCCCCATGCTTTAAGTCTATGTGCCAAAACTTCAGCGAACTGCCTAGTGTTTACAAAAATTAGTGCCCTTCTGTAGTTCTCAACTATATTCCACAACGTTCTTAACCTAGCAGCGACATCTGAAGGAATCTTTAATCTCTCAGCGAGCTTTTCATCTTCCTCAGATATTCTCGGATATAGGACTTTAAACTTGTACTTCTTCTTTAGCCTTGGCCTTACAATAACATCAGCCTTTAACCATTCTCTAATTTCTTCCTCATTACCCACGGTAGCCGATAATCCAATCCTTATGAAATCAGAAATTAGCCTGAGCCTTTCTAGGTTTAGAATCAGCTGAACTCCCCTTTTATTGTCAACGAGTTCCGCAATTTCATCTATTATCACAAATTTCACGTTTCTAAGGAATGGTCGGAGAGATTTCATTGTCAATATTATTGGCAAAGTTTCTGGCGTTACTATCAAAATATGGGGAGGATTCCTTACTTGCCTTGCCCTTTTTGACTGTGGTGTATCTCCATGCCTAACATCGACCATAACCCCTGTCCTTTTCCCCCACCACATAAGTCTCTCTAAGAGATCCCTATTAAGAGCCTTGAGAGGAGCTATATAAAGGGCAGATATCGGAGGTAAGTTCTCCTCAAGAATAGAATTTATTACAGGGAGAATTGCGGCCTCAGTTTTACCACTACCTGTCGGGGCTATTATTAAGGTACTTTTTTTCTCTCCATAGATCCTTCTAAACGCTTCAATTTGAATTTGATTCAGTCTGCCAAATTTTTCTTTGATGGCCTTTCTGATTAAGATGTGCATACCAAGTTACCCAATAAAAACTCACTTAAAAGTATATGGTAATTATTTGTGTATGTACAGGAAAGGTGCAAATAGCGAAAGGGAATTAATTAAGATGCTCGAAAAACATGGATTTGCAGTAGTTAGATCAGCAGGAAGTAAGAAGGTAGATCTTGTAGCAGGGAATGGGAAAAAATTCCTCTGTATAGAGGTTAAGTCTACAAAAAAGGATAAGATATACATAAAGAAAGAGGACATAGAAAGACTCGTTTCGTTTTCTAGAAAATTTGGAGGAATTCCAGTATTAGCGGTAAAATTCATCGGAAATGGGTGGAAGTTTATGAATGTGGAGAAAATTGAGACGATTAGGTTTAGCATTAATGATGGAGATCCTCTAGAAGTATTTTTGGGAATTCAAAGAAAGTTGGGGGATGAAAGATGAAAAAACATCATGTTGTGGCTCTAATGTTCTGGATTGGGATTATGATTTGCTCAACAATACCTTCCATCTCTGCGCAGCCTGTGCTAATTGTAAAAGTGTCTCCAGATAAAATAGAAGCTCTCCCCAATCAAACCGTTACCATTAATGTCACGATAACTAACCTTGGAAACGCTTCTGCAAGTAATGTAACGGTTTTTGCACTTGACGATATAAAGGGCGTAATATTCACTCAAGGCTTTATAAAAGAAATACCCCCTAACGGCACCGTAACACTTCCCATTACTATATACATCCTAAAAGCTGAAGCCGGAGTATATACGGTTAGAATTGGAGCAAGAGTCGGTAACCAGCTTAGTATTGGAGAGTTCTCTATTAAAGTTAAGTCAGTGATAAATTATACCGTGGATATCTTGGGAGATAAGAAATTTCTTTATGGCAAAAATGTAACTTTGACAGCAAAAATCCTCTCAACTTCGAATGTACTGTTATATGGAAATGTTGAGATAGTAGTTAGGAAGGGAGAAGAAACTATTAGAAAGTTTTCCGATAAGGTTATGATACAACCCTGGGGAGAATGGAAGAAGAAAATAGCGTTAGGAAATCTTCCTCTAGGCGAGTACAGAGTAGAGATTAAAACCGATTTTTATGGAAGAAAAGAAGCCAAGGTTTTTATGTTTGAAGTCTATAGAAGGCCCCTCACCTATACAGCTTATTTTGAAAACGGAGAGATATTAGTTAAGGTTTACAGAAAAGACACGAAGGAACCCGTAAGTGGAATAAAGGTTGTTATTGGAAATTCGACTTTCTTTACCGACTACAATGGACTTGTTGAATATAGTGTAAAAGCCCCTGGTCTATATATGATTCGAGTATATCTTGACGGTGTAATAAGTGAGAGTATAGTTAGGGTTGAGAAGCCGATAATAGTTGCATACACAGAAAACAATAGTTTAATTGTTAAAGTCGTTGACTCTTTAGGTTATCCGATAGGAAATATCACGGTGAAGGTTTCCAGTATAAGGGGAGTGTTCTACAATGTAACAAACTCTGAGGGAATCTGTGCATTTAATGTATCAAGAATCGGAAGTGGAAAGATACAGATATCTGTGGAAAGTTTGAAATATCTGCCTTCGTCAATCGAAATAAATGTGCTACCACAAAAAAAGACGATGACAATACCAAAAACTACAGAGTTAACGAAAACAGAAACTAAGAAGATAGTGCATACAATAACAGTAACTCAAGAAATCAAGGGTAAGACCATAATAGACAGATGGATAGTAATTATTCTCGGCCTGTTCTTTGTCACATTAGGAGGAAGTTCATATCTCGCGTTCTTTAGACCAATAATCACAGAGGATAGAATAGAGAAGTATTACTTCATTAAAGTCAAAGCTCCCAGACTAATCCCCCTGAAAAATTTCAGCTACGAAATTCTTGCAAGTGCAAAAGAGGCTTGGACAAATAAGGGAAAAGTCAGAATCGAAGATAGCAGAATAATCTGGGAGATTGAGGAATTAGAGCCAGGAGAAGAAGCCATATTACAAATAGTTCTTGCATAGATTATAAATTTCTTCTGCTATTTTTGATTTACCTCCAAGCCTCCTATATTCCCAATACAATTTCTCAACTTCTTTAAAGAGCCTAGTACCAATAGGGAGGTTCTTTTTTAGTGCATATAGGGCTCTACTCCCAATAACCCCCAACTCAATAAGATAGTTATCTGCCCTACTTATTGGCCTAGGGGTTTTTTGTGTGATTCCAACATAGATAGGGGAAACTTTACATTTTCTAGCTAGACTTTCTCCTAGGGAATCTTTCACACTTATAACTTTACAGTCAGCATGTCCCTCTACCCAAGGATATCCTGCAACTCTATTCAGCTCCAATTTCTCACACTTTTCAAGCTTTAGGGATATGGGAAAATTAAAAGCAAGAGCAACTAGAATCTCTGGGTCATCGATTATTTGAATTACAACAGAGTTATCCTTTTTGAGGTCATCAAAGCTTTTACCTTGGAAAATTTTAAAATATAAAAATTTCCCAATCCTTGTAATACCCACTGGAGTCATGTTTGACCTTGTTATTAAAAGGACCTCGTACACCTTACTTTCTTCGGGAAATAGCTTTTCTATCATCGCCAGGATTATCTAGCAATTCTAGCAAGTTCAGCCGAATCTACAACTATTACTTCTCCTATGCTTTTGATGGCTCTCATCGGGATAACTAATAAACCATCGTCAGTAACTGTGAAAGAGCTTAAATCAAGATCCTCATCTGGATCGACGAGAATCGCTAATATCTCTCCCTTTTCACCCTGACTACCATCCTCATCAAATAGGATATCATAAAGCCATCCAAGTCTTATCCCAGTGTCAGTGATTAGCTCAACATCCCTCAGCTTTGATGCCCTTATCCTAACCATAGCTCATCCCTAAAATTTGTTAAAATGAGAGTATAAAAATGTTGTTAATATTTCTTGAGCTCAGGAATGACTTCTTCGAGCTCCTTCTTAAGTTCAGTTGCGATCTTGTCTAGAAAGCTTCTACCTTTTGGAGTTACTACCCTACCCTTTCCTGGAACCTTTTCAACGAATCCTGCAGCCTCTAGTTGCTGGAGAGCCTTCCTTATTATGCTACCTCCAGCCTTATAGAATTTCTCTGGAGCGTGACCCCTATTTTTCCTTCCACCATAGTACGTCCTAAGCCTCTCAATACCAACCGGGCCATCAATGTAAACTCTCCTCAATATTGAAGCCACCCTGTAGTACCACCAGTCCTCCTGTTCTGGAAGCCTCTCCTTGTGCCTGCCGGTCTTGACGAACGGTGCCCATTCTGGAGGCTTTATCTCAGGGATTTCCTTAAGCCTCTGAGCAACCCTCTCAACTAAAAGATCACCAGGAACATCATAAACTGTTGCCATCTTTCAACCCCTCCTCCCTCTTTTGAATTTCTTTCTGAACTCGAGGACATCGAGCTTGATCTTGCGAATTGGTTCTTCCTTAACTTTTTTCTTTGATTGCTCCTTCATTTGGAGCCTCTTTAAATACCTTTCCCAACCCTCTCTCGGCTTGAATAATATAAACCTTTTGCCCCTAACCTCAAGCAACTCGCTATCAGTCAGCTCCGCCACTTTCTCCGCAATTTCCTTTCTTGTCATCTTGGTCGCTATAAGCGCGCCCTTTCTTATTTCAACTTTTAGCACACCTGTTCTGGCTAGCTGAGTTTCGATCTCCTTGATTACACTATCTTCAAGCCCTCTCTTTCCAATCCACGCCCTAGGCTCAATATCATAATATCTCGCCCTAAGAGCTCGCCTAATTTTTCCTGGTAGCCTTTTAGTGACCATAACATCTCACCCTTGTTTCAACAATTTCTAGTTGGCTTTTAAAGGTGTCGGAGTTGGGAATAAAATTTATAAGGTTATTTCAGATTTAGCCCAAAATGGACACGAGCCGGGATAGCCTAGCCTGGTGGGGCGGGGGACTCGTAATCCCCAGGTCCCGGGTTCAAATCCCGGTCCCGGCTCCACAGTTTTCCCTCGACAAAAACTTTAAATATCCTCCATGAACTCAAACCCTATCGGGAGTGCCGCGGTAGCCTAGCCTGGTAGGGCGCCGGCCTGCTAAGCCGGTGGGCGTGGTCCCGCCGGGGTTCAAATCCCCGCCGCGGCGCCATTCTATTACTGCAATGCCGGGATAGCCTAGAGGCCAGGCGGGGGACTGCAGATCCCCTCTACCCGGGTTCAAATCCCGGTCCCGGCTCCATCCTATTCTTTATTAAGTAAGCCATGAGAAGAGCAAAGGAGGTATAGAAAAGAGAAAATCATGAAGATAGCTTCTCCTTCATGAACTTCTCAAATCTATCCATAGCTTCTTCAAGAACTTCGATTGGAGGTAAGAATACCGCTCTAAAGTGGCCTTTACCGTATTCTCCAAATCCTGAACCATGGACAAAGAGCACATGAGCATTGTGAAGAACATCGAGAACAAACTCTTTATCACTCTTCCAAGGCCCTTCTTCAATCTTGGGGAATATGTAGAATGCTCCCTGAGGTTTAGTTGTACTAATCCCGGGAATCTCATTAAGTCTCTTGTAAATGAAGTCCCTTCTTTCCTTAAGCTTCTTCATGTACTCTTCTAGGTAATCCATTGGCCCTTTCAACCCTGCTATTGCAGCAAACTGTGCCGGTGTGTTTGGACAAAGTCTTATTCTGGCCAGTTTGTCAATGGCTTCTTTAACTTCAGCCAGCTTGTTTTCTGGATCTACAAAGTACATGTATCCCAATCTCCACCCAGTAGCAAAGTACACTTTGGAAAGGCCGTTCATAACTATAACGGGAACATCTTTTGTTATGGATCCAGGAGAAACGTGTTTTCCTTCATAGGTCATTAAGTCATATATTTCATCGCTTATTACTGGCAAATCATACTCTCCTGCAACATCAAGAATCTCCTTTAAGGTTTTCTTTTCATAAAGAGCCCCGGTTGGGTTATTTGGATTTATAACAGCTATAGCTTTTGTCTTCTCAGTAATTTTCTTTCTGAGATCATCTATGTCTGGCTGCCATCCGTTTTCTTCAACGGTTCTATACTCTATAGGAACTCCTCCTAGGAACTTAACTAGGCCAGTATATGGAGGATAGCTAGGCCCAGGGATTAACACTTCGTCCCCAGGATCCAAAAGAGCCCCAAACAACAGCTGTAAAGCTTCTGTAACTGCCGCAGTTACTCTCACGTCATCTGGGGTTATATCAACTCCATTTTTCTTCTTTTCTCTTTCTACTATAGCCTCTCTAAGCTCCAAGAGGCCCTCACTATCTCCATAGTAGTTATGACCCTCTTTTATTGCCCTACAGTATGCCTCCTTCATGTGTTCGGGTGGTTGGAAGTC
This is a stretch of genomic DNA from Pyrococcus sp. ST04. It encodes these proteins:
- a CDS encoding DEAD/DEAH box helicase; this translates as MHILIRKAIKEKFGRLNQIQIEAFRRIYGEKKSTLIIAPTGSGKTEAAILPVINSILEENLPPISALYIAPLKALNRDLLERLMWWGKRTGVMVDVRHGDTPQSKRARQVRNPPHILIVTPETLPIILTMKSLRPFLRNVKFVIIDEIAELVDNKRGVQLILNLERLRLISDFIRIGLSATVGNEEEIREWLKADVIVRPRLKKKYKFKVLYPRISEEDEKLAERLKIPSDVAARLRTLWNIVENYRRALIFVNTRQFAEVLAHRLKAWGKPVEVHHGSLSRDARIEAEKKLKNGEVKALVCTSSMELGIDIGDVDVVVQYMSPRQVNRLIQRAGRSKHRLSETSEAYIITTSPEDYLESLVIAKRALEGKLEPVRPYMNARDVLAHFVVGLLIEYKEISISEPYRIAKSTYPYKNLSWEDYLEVLRLLEEAGIIKIVEGKLKLGRRSYKYYFDNLSMIPDEISYKVLDVVSGKIIGRLDENFVIELEEGVEFIMHGRSWIVLEIDRDGEIVKVRESGNIEGAIPSWEGELIPVPYEVARDTGVLKRELLYDISRGVKLIEGVEFEDEDIRRVVEELKGSLLSTDRDIVIEVVGKIAIIHASFGNKVNETLARILWVLLSSKYGNIFSMKAYAHAIVIKAPFKLNPQEIADFISVIPPEGIPELVIKGAKFSSIYRWKMINVAKRIGALSKRAKVKSIEKLFEGTIIEKETLNEIFQEKVDIPTSIQIIRSIREGFLRIKTTINEKPSILALPYMNFLGEFLISGPFTEEDLREMFYQKLLEKDIVMVCTNCGWHWRTKVGRVIGRGNVTCPKCGSLMLAPLHPKDAEEFLKVLKKVKNKMRLSAEEERVYLRGLKASDLYRTYGENAVLALATYGVGVKTASRVLASIPRSQLISELMELEKKYIRTRKFWD
- the hjc gene encoding Holliday junction resolvase Hjc translates to MYRKGANSERELIKMLEKHGFAVVRSAGSKKVDLVAGNGKKFLCIEVKSTKKDKIYIKKEDIERLVSFSRKFGGIPVLAVKFIGNGWKFMNVEKIETIRFSINDGDPLEVFLGIQRKLGDER
- a CDS encoding CARDB domain-containing protein, which codes for MKKHHVVALMFWIGIMICSTIPSISAQPVLIVKVSPDKIEALPNQTVTINVTITNLGNASASNVTVFALDDIKGVIFTQGFIKEIPPNGTVTLPITIYILKAEAGVYTVRIGARVGNQLSIGEFSIKVKSVINYTVDILGDKKFLYGKNVTLTAKILSTSNVLLYGNVEIVVRKGEETIRKFSDKVMIQPWGEWKKKIALGNLPLGEYRVEIKTDFYGRKEAKVFMFEVYRRPLTYTAYFENGEILVKVYRKDTKEPVSGIKVVIGNSTFFTDYNGLVEYSVKAPGLYMIRVYLDGVISESIVRVEKPIIVAYTENNSLIVKVVDSLGYPIGNITVKVSSIRGVFYNVTNSEGICAFNVSRIGSGKIQISVESLKYLPSSIEINVLPQKKTMTIPKTTELTKTETKKIVHTITVTQEIKGKTIIDRWIVIILGLFFVTLGGSSYLAFFRPIITEDRIEKYYFIKVKAPRLIPLKNFSYEILASAKEAWTNKGKVRIEDSRIIWEIEELEPGEEAILQIVLA
- a CDS encoding DUF447 domain-containing protein, which translates into the protein MIEKLFPEESKVYEVLLITRSNMTPVGITRIGKFLYFKIFQGKSFDDLKKDNSVVIQIIDDPEILVALAFNFPISLKLEKCEKLELNRVAGYPWVEGHADCKVISVKDSLGESLARKCKVSPIYVGITQKTPRPISRADNYLIELGVIGSRALYALKKNLPIGTRLFKEVEKLYWEYRRLGGKSKIAEEIYNLCKNYL
- a CDS encoding PRC-barrel domain-containing protein, which gives rise to MVRIRASKLRDVELITDTGIRLGWLYDILFDEDGSQGEKGEILAILVDPDEDLDLSSFTVTDDGLLVIPMRAIKSIGEVIVVDSAELARIAR
- a CDS encoding 30S ribosomal protein S19e — protein: MATVYDVPGDLLVERVAQRLKEIPEIKPPEWAPFVKTGRHKERLPEQEDWWYYRVASILRRVYIDGPVGIERLRTYYGGRKNRGHAPEKFYKAGGSIIRKALQQLEAAGFVEKVPGKGRVVTPKGRSFLDKIATELKKELEEVIPELKKY
- a CDS encoding YhbY family RNA-binding protein, producing the protein MVTKRLPGKIRRALRARYYDIEPRAWIGKRGLEDSVIKEIETQLARTGVLKVEIRKGALIATKMTRKEIAEKVAELTDSELLEVRGKRFILFKPREGWERYLKRLQMKEQSKKKVKEEPIRKIKLDVLEFRKKFKRGRRG
- a CDS encoding pyridoxal phosphate-dependent aminotransferase, with translation MIRASKRALSVEYAIRDVVLPARELEKKGIKVIRLNIGDPVKFDFQPPEHMKEAYCRAIKEGHNYYGDSEGLLELREAIVEREKKKNGVDITPDDVRVTAAVTEALQLLFGALLDPGDEVLIPGPSYPPYTGLVKFLGGVPIEYRTVEENGWQPDIDDLRKKITEKTKAIAVINPNNPTGALYEKKTLKEILDVAGEYDLPVISDEIYDLMTYEGKHVSPGSITKDVPVIVMNGLSKVYFATGWRLGYMYFVDPENKLAEVKEAIDKLARIRLCPNTPAQFAAIAGLKGPMDYLEEYMKKLKERRDFIYKRLNEIPGISTTKPQGAFYIFPKIEEGPWKSDKEFVLDVLHNAHVLFVHGSGFGEYGKGHFRAVFLPPIEVLEEAMDRFEKFMKEKLSS